AATGTGCAAGCCCTTCAGGCCCGCAAGGTTGCCCTGCAATCCGACATTACGGCCCTTATCGCCTCGCAGGCTTCCGAACCTGCCGTGGCGGCAGAAGCGCGCCGTATCAGCCGCGATTACGAGGTCCAGAAGGAGAAGTATGACGAACTTCTCCAGAGCAGGGAGCGGATGCGGGTTCGCGGAGACTACGAAACCAACCGCAATTCCTTCCAGTTCGACGTGATCGATCCGCCGATCCTGCCGCAGACCCCTGCCGCGCCCAACCGGCCTTTGCTGCTGGTCGGCGTGCTCATGGCAGGCCTCGCCATCGGGGCAGGCGTCGCGTTCGTTCTCGGTCTCCTGAAGTCCAGCTTCACGACTGCAGAGCGATTGGAGAGCGCCTTGGATCTGCCCGTGATCGGGACGGTTTCACGCTCGATAACGCAAGCTGCGGCGCAGCACGAAAAGCTGCGGCTGAAACAGTTCTTCGCGGGCACTGGTGCACTGGCTGCGCTTTGCCTGCTGCTGCTCATCGTCGAGCTGGTGCAAGTGGGTTCGGTTGCCTGAGGAAATGAGCGTGAACAAGCCCACCAACATAACCCCCCGCGACAAGGCGGAAGCGAAGGACAAGCAGGATTCGCTGCTCGAAAGGGCGAGCGGAGCCTACGGTCTGGACAAGCTTGCCCCTGCGGCCGTGCCAGTCATGCTCGACGCTGATGCGAAGACGAAGTTCGCTGCCAAGCGCACGCCAACGGCAAAGGTCGCGCCGGTTGAGCCCGCACCAGTCGGACCCGTGCCGGTGGAACCAGCACGGGTGGAAGCGAAAGCCGAACCGGAAAGGCAGACTGCACCGGAAATCCAGGGCCGCCGCCGCAGCGATGCGCAGCCGGCCGTACAGTTCTCCGGCGAGCGGCATCCGGTTTCCCGCGATCTCCTGCGCGAGCAGGGGCTGATCGATCCGGACGGAGGTGCATCGCGCCTGCTCGAAGAATTCCGGATCGTGAAACGGCAGGTTCTCTCCTCGGCCAACGCCGAGGGTACTGCGGTGTCGCGGCGTGTGCTGGTGTGCTCGCCGCATCCGAACGAGGGCAAGACCTTCTGTGCCCTCAATCTCGCGCTGGCCATGGCTGCCGAGCGCGACAGCGAAGTCCTGTTGATCGACGCGGATTTCGGCAAGCCTTGCATCCTGTCGAAGCTGGGCCTGTCGCACGAAACGGGTTTCATGGACGTTCTCGCAGACCCATCCAGCCACGTGGAAGACCATGTGATCGGCACCGATATTCCCGGACTGTGGGTGCTCGGGGCCGGCGCTCGCACCGGGCGGGACAGCGAATATCTTGCCAGCGAACGGACTTGGGAGGTCCTCAACCGGCTTACCCGCGGTGCGCCGAACCGGATGATTGTTTTCGATAGCCCGCCGGCACTTGCGGCAACGCCTGCAAGCGAGCTGGCAAAGCACGTCGGCCAGGCCCTGCTGGTGGCCCGCGCAGACGTGACCGGCCAGGTAGCGCTCGAAGATGCGATCGACCTGCTTTCCGCCTGTCCCGACATCCGCCTGTTGCTGAATGACGCCACGTTCAGCCCGAGCGGCCGTAAGTTCGGCAGTTATTACGGGTACGGGGAATAATGGCGTGAACCGGCTATTCGCTCTTCTTGCAACGGCGCTTGCGCTTTGTGCGGCCCCTGCGGCTGCGCAGGGCTATGGCAATGGCGAGCGCGAGGACGAAGGTACGGGCGCGATCGACCGGACGCGTATCGACCCCTACATCGAGGCGTCGCAGGTCTTCACCTGGCAGATGTCGCCGGGCGACGATGTCGTGACCTACACCCAGCTTGCCGCCGGTGTGGACGCGCAATTGCGTGGGCGAAACAGCGGGGCCGCGGTGTCGGTGCGCTACGAGCGCAATTTCGCCTGGAACGACAATGCCCGCGATACCGACCGCATCACAGGTCTGGCCCGCGCCTACACGGCCATTATCCCACGCACGTTGCAGTTCGAGGCAGGCGCTCTTGCCAGCCGGACGCGGACCGCAGGAGCCGGCGGTTCCGTCATCGCCCCGATCATCGGCGATGACGACACGACGACCAAGACCTATTCGCTCTATGCCGGTCCCACCCTGACTACGCGTGTCGAGGACGTGCAGATCGATGCGAATTACAGGATCGGCTATACGCGGATCGACGGTCCGGAATTTGTGACCCTGCAGGGTGACGAAATCGACCTGTTCGACGAAAGCGTCTCCCATTCGGCCATGGTTCGCGCGGCAACGGCGCCGGGGATGCCTTTCCCTGTCGGCGTGGGTGTCGGCGCAGGTTTCTACCAGGAAGATATCGACAATCTCGAACAGCGGGTGAGGGATGCCTACGTGCGCGGGGATGTGACCATCCCGGTTTCGCGCACGCTCGCGATCGTCGCAGGGGCAGGCGTCGAGGACGTCGAGGTTTCATCGCGCGATGCCGTGCGCGATGGTGACGGCAATCCCGTTATCGGAGCGAACGGCCGCTATCTGGTCGACGAGGGCAGCCCCCGCCGTATCGCCTACGAAGCTGACGGCCTGATCTGGGACGTCGGCGTGATCTGGCGCCCAAGCAGCCGCACTCAGTTGCAGGCGACATTCGGCCGCCGCTACGACAGCGATACCTACTACGGCAGCTTCAACTGGCAGCCCGACAGCAGGTCGAACGTCTCCGTGGGTGTCTACGATTCGCTTCAGGGTTTCGGTGGACGGGTCAACGATGCGCTGGCCGCCTTGCCGACCGACTTCGAAGTGCTGCGCGATCCGGTTTCGGGCGACATCACCGGCTGCACCAGTCCGACCGTCGGCAGCAATTGCCTGGCGGGTCTGCTCGGTTCCGTCCGCTCCTCGGTGTTCCGCGGCCGCGGCGTCGTGGCGAGTTACACGCGCCGCATAGGCCTGATGACCGCTGGCATTGCTGCCGGATACGACAACCGCAAGTTCATCGCCGCACAGGGCACCGTTCTAGCTGCAGCCAACGACGTCGTAGACGAAAGCTATTACGTGACCGCAGGGGTCAGCGGGCCCATCTGGGAAGGCAGTTTCAGCGTGAATACGTTCGGCAGCTGGTTCGACAGCGGCGTGGGCGAAATCGGCGATACTTTCTCATACGGAAGCTCCGCATCCTATTACCAACCCATCTGGCAGAAGCTTTCCGCTCGCGCTGCGGTTTCGATCTACGCCGTTGATTCCGAACTCAGCGAGGCGGATATTCGTGCGGCGAGCGCGCTTCTCGGCCTGCGCTACGATTTCTGATAAGGACGTTCCGATGTACGAGGAATTCTACGGCTTTACCGAGCGCCCTTTCCAGCTCACCCCCGATCCGGCTTTCTATTTCGAGAGCATCACGCACAAGAAGGCGCTGAGCTATCTCGGCTATGGCCTCAACCAGGGTGAAGGCTTCGTCGTCATCACGGGCGAGGTGGGCGCTGGTAAGTCGACGCTGGTTGCGCATCTCAAGCAGAAGCTGGACGACCGCCGCATGACCGTGGGCGAAGTCGTGACGAGCGCACTGGACGGGGAAGAAATGATCCACGTCGCGGCGCGCAGCTTCGGCCTCGATGTCGAAGGCGGAGACAAGGCAAGTGCGCTGGCGGCGATAGAACTGTTCCTCCACGAAGAAGCGCGTGGCGGTCGCCGTGTCCTGCTG
This DNA window, taken from Qipengyuania seohaensis, encodes the following:
- a CDS encoding P-loop NTPase family protein, yielding MSVNKPTNITPRDKAEAKDKQDSLLERASGAYGLDKLAPAAVPVMLDADAKTKFAAKRTPTAKVAPVEPAPVGPVPVEPARVEAKAEPERQTAPEIQGRRRSDAQPAVQFSGERHPVSRDLLREQGLIDPDGGASRLLEEFRIVKRQVLSSANAEGTAVSRRVLVCSPHPNEGKTFCALNLALAMAAERDSEVLLIDADFGKPCILSKLGLSHETGFMDVLADPSSHVEDHVIGTDIPGLWVLGAGARTGRDSEYLASERTWEVLNRLTRGAPNRMIVFDSPPALAATPASELAKHVGQALLVARADVTGQVALEDAIDLLSACPDIRLLLNDATFSPSGRKFGSYYGYGE
- a CDS encoding preprotein translocase subunit YajC translates to MNRLFALLATALALCAAPAAAQGYGNGEREDEGTGAIDRTRIDPYIEASQVFTWQMSPGDDVVTYTQLAAGVDAQLRGRNSGAAVSVRYERNFAWNDNARDTDRITGLARAYTAIIPRTLQFEAGALASRTRTAGAGGSVIAPIIGDDDTTTKTYSLYAGPTLTTRVEDVQIDANYRIGYTRIDGPEFVTLQGDEIDLFDESVSHSAMVRAATAPGMPFPVGVGVGAGFYQEDIDNLEQRVRDAYVRGDVTIPVSRTLAIVAGAGVEDVEVSSRDAVRDGDGNPVIGANGRYLVDEGSPRRIAYEADGLIWDVGVIWRPSSRTQLQATFGRRYDSDTYYGSFNWQPDSRSNVSVGVYDSLQGFGGRVNDALAALPTDFEVLRDPVSGDITGCTSPTVGSNCLAGLLGSVRSSVFRGRGVVASYTRRIGLMTAGIAAGYDNRKFIAAQGTVLAAANDVVDESYYVTAGVSGPIWEGSFSVNTFGSWFDSGVGEIGDTFSYGSSASYYQPIWQKLSARAAVSIYAVDSELSEADIRAASALLGLRYDF